One genomic region from Anguilla rostrata isolate EN2019 chromosome 2, ASM1855537v3, whole genome shotgun sequence encodes:
- the LOC135243323 gene encoding protein DEPP-like: MKPRRRLLSVDLLPTISETQEDAAHAWHPEHAGHRGHPSASLEDYVASIKELAQPAAFSACATLRVPGRPKHALPAAPPPGAAAAACKPRLPVALDDIALVFAADAKGECGGSCAAARDPLDCLFARAEECDGLSLPETSAAALCLL; the protein is encoded by the coding sequence ATGAAGCCCCGCAGGCGGCTGCTGTCCGTGGATCTGCTGCCCACCATCAGCGAGACGCAGGAGGACGCCGCCCACGCGTGGCACCCCGAGCACGCCGGGCACCGTGGGCACCCCTCCGCCTCCCTGGAGGACTACGTGGCGTCCATTAAGGAGCTGGCGCAGCCTGCCGCCTTCTCCGCCTGCGCCACGCTCCGGGTGCCAGGGCGCCCGAAACACGCCCtccccgcggccccgccccccggcgccgccgccgcggcctgcaagccccgcctccccgtcGCCCTGGACGACATCGCGCTCGTCTTCGCCGCGGACGCCAAGGGAGAGTGCGGCGGCTCGTGCGCGGCCGCGAGGGACCCGCTGGACTGCCTGTTCGCTCGGGCGGAGGAGTGCGACGGCCTGTCGCTTCCGGAGACTTCCGCGGCCGCGCTGTGTCTGCTGTGA
- the caly gene encoding calcyon neuron-specific vesicular protein has product MVKLGSNLSEKPEKEQQAAEDGFDNIPLISPLDVSQLQQPFPDKVIVKTTTEYQLQQKKKKKLYVPGIKKLNINLYDEVSEKVKLTGLILITMVFLACLLLLVMYKALWYDQLSCPEGFIFKHKHCTPAALEMYYSEQETGSRGSLYTAISHLKQAKKTIPELPSLWLPVTNALIEAEKAKEEGSHLQQ; this is encoded by the exons ATGGTGAAGTTGGGCAGCAATCTGTCGGAGAAACCGGAGAAGGAGCAGCAGGCCGCGGAGGACGGCTTCGACAACATCCCGCTGATCTCACCCCTGGACGTGAGTCAGCTCCAGCAGCCGTTTCCTGACAAG GTGATTGTGAAAACAACGACGGAATACCAGCttcagcagaagaagaagaaaaaattataCGTTCCCGGCATCAAGAAGCTGAACATCAATCTGTATGATGAGGTGTCTGAGAAGGTCAAG ctcaCTGGACTGATCCTGATTACCATGGTGTTCCTGGCCTGCCTGCTGCTCTTGGTCATGTACAAAGCTCTATGGTACGACCAGCTCAGCTGCCCCGAGGGCTTCATCTTCAAG cacaAGCACTGCACCCCCGCAGCCCTGGAGATGTATTACTCTGAGCaggagactggctcgcgagggaGCCTCTACACCGCCATCAGCCACTTGAAGCAGGCCAAGAAGACCATCCCCGAACTGCCGTCGCTATGGTTACCCGTCACCAACGCTCTGATCGAGGCGGAGAAGGCGAAAGAGGAGGGCAGCCACCTCCAGCAGTAG